One window of SAR202 cluster bacterium genomic DNA carries:
- a CDS encoding PLP-dependent aminotransferase family protein: MAKGSFDFSTKVAKNVPPIPSGGRPAQGRVRYDFTTAFMDPETFPTEGLVEGLKKGLSKEGKELVFYPSNLGHTGMRQYIADKLAKERGMKVSPEQIVLTTGSGQAVARFAELLLNPGDTVLAEQFTYNGTMQIMRRHGAKIKGVSMDKEGLIPEALDEALTDLESKKTPAKMIYAIPTFQNPTARTMGLKRRKEVLAVSQKHSTPLFEDDCYADNWFYEPPPPAIQSMDQEGNVLYCGSFSKIVAPGMRLGYMVAPPQVIEYVKGIHLGATPSQFSVLATLNFLQEHGKEHIELCRGVFRKKKDVAYASVREYMGNRVECDDTKGGLYLWVKMPEGTNTAKLLAKAREQGLSYSIGTNFSAEQDAYNYLRLCFAHLNNEDIREGIRRIARFFEQEGVLK, translated from the coding sequence ATGGCGAAGGGTTCCTTTGATTTTTCCACAAAAGTAGCAAAGAACGTGCCGCCCATACCATCGGGCGGGCGCCCGGCGCAGGGCAGGGTGCGGTATGACTTCACCACAGCTTTCATGGACCCGGAGACGTTTCCGACCGAGGGTCTAGTGGAAGGGCTGAAAAAGGGCCTGTCTAAAGAAGGTAAGGAACTCGTTTTTTACCCGAGCAACCTAGGCCATACGGGGATGCGCCAGTACATTGCCGATAAGCTGGCAAAAGAGCGGGGGATGAAGGTGTCGCCGGAGCAGATAGTTTTGACCACGGGGTCGGGCCAGGCGGTGGCGCGGTTCGCGGAGCTGCTTCTCAACCCCGGGGATACGGTGCTGGCGGAGCAGTTCACATATAACGGCACTATGCAAATCATGCGCCGCCACGGGGCTAAGATTAAGGGAGTCTCTATGGACAAGGAGGGGCTTATCCCGGAGGCGCTGGACGAGGCCCTGACTGACCTAGAGTCTAAAAAGACGCCGGCCAAGATGATCTATGCCATTCCTACCTTTCAGAATCCCACGGCGCGCACTATGGGACTGAAGCGGCGCAAGGAGGTGCTGGCGGTTTCGCAGAAGCACAGCACGCCGCTTTTTGAGGACGACTGCTATGCCGACAACTGGTTTTACGAGCCGCCGCCTCCGGCCATCCAGTCGATGGACCAGGAAGGGAACGTGCTGTACTGCGGGTCTTTCTCGAAGATTGTGGCGCCCGGGATGAGGCTGGGATACATGGTGGCGCCTCCGCAGGTTATCGAGTACGTAAAAGGCATCCACCTGGGGGCCACGCCCAGCCAGTTCTCGGTGCTGGCGACGCTGAACTTCCTGCAAGAGCATGGGAAAGAACACATAGAGTTGTGTCGAGGTGTGTTCCGCAAGAAGAAGGATGTGGCCTACGCTTCCGTCCGCGAGTACATGGGGAACAGGGTAGAGTGCGACGACACTAAGGGTGGCCTGTACCTGTGGGTAAAGATGCCGGAGGGCACCAACACCGCCAAGCTGCTGGCCAAGGCGAGGGAGCAGGGACTGAGCTACAGCATCGGGACCAACTTCTCGGCGGAGCAGGATGCTTATAACTACCTGCGCTTGTGCTTCGCGCACCTGAACAACGAGGACATACGAGAGGGGATTCGTCGGATTGCGCGGTTCTTTGAACAGGAGGGCGTGCTGAAATAG
- a CDS encoding elongation factor Ts, whose translation MEVSVDLVKSLRERTGAGIMDCKRALTQAGGNLDKAEEILKNAGLASAAKKASRATKDGLIESYIHSGNRIGALVEVACETDFVARTSEMKALSHNLAMQIAAMSPKYISQEDMDPSETRPADEVCLLRQTFIKDPSKRVQEIIQETIAKTGENIRVTRFTRFALGE comes from the coding sequence TTGGAGGTCAGTGTAGATTTAGTTAAGTCCCTCCGCGAACGTACCGGCGCCGGCATCATGGATTGTAAAAGGGCGTTGACTCAAGCGGGGGGAAATCTGGACAAAGCTGAGGAAATCCTTAAGAATGCCGGTCTGGCCTCCGCCGCAAAAAAGGCCAGCCGCGCTACCAAAGACGGTCTCATAGAATCCTATATCCACAGCGGCAACCGCATTGGCGCCCTGGTAGAAGTAGCCTGCGAGACAGATTTCGTAGCCCGCACCTCGGAGATGAAAGCCCTCTCCCACAACCTCGCCATGCAGATCGCCGCCATGTCTCCAAAGTACATCTCCCAGGAAGACATGGACCCCTCGGAAACCCGCCCCGCTGATGAGGTTTGTCTCCTCCGCCAGACCTTTATTAAAGACCCCAGCAAGCGCGTCCAGGAAATCATCCAGGAGACCATTGCCAAGACTGGGGAGAACATTCGGGTTACCCGCTTCACCAGATTTGCCCTGGGGGAGTAA
- the rpsB gene encoding 30S ribosomal protein S2, with the protein MVQTVEQRPAGPEPITMKALLESGVHFGHQTRRWNPRMKPFIFTQRNGIHIIDLAKSLFYLEEAVKSVRGIVANEGDMLFVGTKKQAQEAVAFEAARAEMPYVNQRWLGGTLTNFPTIRKRVDYMIELEKRKEAGYFNALSKRDALKAEEELRKLQKYFTGIKNMRKLPAAIFVIDICKESNAVAEARKLGIKLVSIVDSDCDPDLIDHYIPGNDDAIRSIKLITSRMADGALEGLQERRAKAQEQAAQAAPESPAPQAEEPGEETQKLMEALPSSN; encoded by the coding sequence ATGGTCCAAACAGTAGAGCAGCGGCCGGCGGGGCCGGAACCCATCACTATGAAGGCCCTCCTGGAGTCAGGAGTCCACTTCGGCCACCAAACGCGCCGCTGGAACCCCCGGATGAAACCCTTCATATTCACTCAGCGAAACGGCATCCATATCATAGACCTGGCCAAAAGCCTCTTTTATCTCGAGGAAGCCGTAAAGTCCGTCCGCGGCATCGTCGCCAACGAAGGCGACATGCTCTTTGTCGGCACCAAGAAGCAGGCCCAGGAAGCCGTCGCCTTCGAAGCAGCCCGCGCCGAGATGCCTTATGTCAATCAGCGATGGCTCGGCGGCACCCTCACCAACTTTCCCACCATCCGCAAGCGCGTCGACTACATGATCGAACTCGAGAAGCGCAAAGAGGCCGGTTACTTCAACGCCCTCTCCAAGCGGGACGCCCTCAAGGCTGAGGAGGAGCTTCGCAAGCTTCAGAAGTACTTCACCGGCATCAAGAACATGCGGAAGCTCCCCGCCGCCATCTTCGTCATCGACATCTGCAAAGAGTCCAACGCCGTCGCCGAAGCCCGAAAGCTCGGCATCAAGCTGGTCTCCATCGTCGACTCCGACTGCGACCCCGACCTCATCGACCACTACATCCCCGGCAATGACGACGCCATCCGCTCCATCAAGCTCATCACCTCGCGAATGGCGGACGGGGCCCTGGAAGGCCTCCAGGAGCGCCGCGCCAAGGCCCAGGAGCAGGCGGCCCAGGCCGCCCCTGAGTCCCCTGCCCCTCAGGCTGAAGAGCCTGGGGAAGAGACTCAGAAGCTCATGGAAGCCCTTCCCTCCTCTAACTAA
- a CDS encoding redoxin domain-containing protein yields the protein MTIRGYLRRRIGLGIVIGGLVLVLAACSAEGLSATQPATETPTAQPTPSSTPTSANSGTVVISSGSMATSTASPTVATGSPPPAATATPSPVIVGSATPGVTQTPAATSTPTPTTGATLPTPTPIPTPSPTSTTAPSPTQRPPTGSKVGNSAPDFEVITVDGERLTLASFEGRPLILYFFASW from the coding sequence ATGACTATTAGAGGATACCTGCGAAGGCGGATAGGGCTAGGCATTGTTATCGGAGGGCTAGTGCTTGTTCTGGCGGCGTGTTCCGCGGAGGGGCTGTCCGCGACTCAGCCGGCTACTGAAACCCCGACGGCTCAGCCGACGCCAAGCTCTACTCCGACTTCAGCTAATAGCGGCACCGTTGTCATATCCTCCGGGTCGATGGCCACATCAACGGCGTCGCCGACGGTTGCGACGGGCAGCCCACCTCCGGCGGCGACGGCTACACCAAGCCCGGTTATTGTCGGCAGCGCCACGCCGGGCGTGACACAGACACCGGCGGCAACATCAACCCCAACGCCGACAACGGGGGCTACACTTCCAACCCCGACTCCCATTCCTACGCCGTCGCCTACTTCTACTACGGCGCCTTCGCCTACACAGCGGCCGCCGACGGGGAGCAAAGTTGGCAATTCGGCGCCGGATTTTGAGGTTATTACGGTGGATGGAGAAAGGCTGACGCTGGCGAGCTTTGAGGGTAGGCCGCTGATACTGTATTTCTTCGCTAGTTGGTGA
- a CDS encoding nuclear transport factor 2 family protein produces the protein MTTTTNEKKAVEAVIKEWLAALNKNDAKRVRATWDSTYPHLTYIAEESNDAIHGWAGVEGYYGGLERDVSKADWKMDNLKIDVLGDVAWVYLTFVVEAHIIPFKRTMVFPGRNTFVLRKAKGQWKFIHYHESLSRDNSRKTWDWFFQKK, from the coding sequence ATGACCACAACAACCAACGAGAAGAAGGCAGTCGAGGCTGTGATCAAGGAGTGGCTGGCCGCGCTAAACAAGAACGACGCCAAGCGCGTCAGGGCGACATGGGATTCCACGTATCCGCATTTGACATACATCGCCGAAGAGAGCAACGACGCGATACACGGCTGGGCTGGGGTGGAGGGTTATTACGGTGGGCTGGAGAGGGACGTGTCGAAGGCAGACTGGAAGATGGACAACCTTAAGATTGATGTGCTGGGAGACGTGGCATGGGTGTACTTGACCTTTGTGGTGGAGGCGCACATCATTCCGTTCAAGCGCACTATGGTGTTTCCAGGGCGGAACACGTTTGTATTGCGAAAAGCGAAGGGGCAGTGGAAGTTTATCCATTACCATGAGTCCCTATCGAGGGATAACTCGCGCAAGACCTGGGACTGGTTCTTTCAGAAGAAGTAG
- a CDS encoding MFS transporter has translation MLLGAASAFRYTAPTMTLLSPQTITQPRQRWRVLALISLATLFSLSVWYSTNAIASALETDKGFTDADIAWLTVAVQLGFVVGTLTIAFTNLADLVNTRTVFAISAVLAAAANLTLIAIPDNLASAFAVRFLTGVFLGGVYPPGMKIVSGWFRASRGIAIGTMIGALTLGTGSPHLLRSIFVSDWQATIYVSSALAAIGGAIVYFLVKDGPFDVPAVRFNPRYVIETLKSRASRLVLFGYLGHMWELYAMWAWLPVFLGTVYSDRPLVGDSLSLASLMAFLVFIAGAVGCVTAGLFAQRWGRCLVTGVAMIMSGGTALFIGFISSDWQLAVAVAALVWGVSVIADSGQFSTAMTEVTDSAYRGTALTFQTGVGFLLTILTIRLVPIIEDTAGWGVAFAFLAIGPALGTASMLWLRTLPESSAIAGGKR, from the coding sequence ATGTTACTTGGCGCAGCGTCCGCCTTTCGTTACACTGCTCCAACCATGACCCTCCTTAGCCCCCAGACCATCACCCAACCCCGCCAACGATGGCGCGTCCTAGCCCTCATCTCCCTCGCCACCCTCTTCAGCCTCAGCGTCTGGTACAGCACCAACGCCATCGCCTCCGCCCTGGAGACCGACAAAGGCTTCACCGACGCCGACATCGCCTGGCTCACCGTCGCCGTGCAGTTGGGCTTCGTCGTTGGCACTCTAACCATCGCCTTCACCAACCTCGCCGACCTCGTCAACACGCGTACCGTCTTCGCGATAAGCGCTGTCCTAGCCGCCGCCGCCAACCTCACCCTCATCGCCATCCCCGACAACCTCGCCTCGGCCTTCGCCGTGCGATTTCTCACTGGTGTTTTTCTTGGCGGCGTCTATCCGCCCGGCATGAAAATCGTCAGCGGCTGGTTCCGCGCCAGCCGCGGCATCGCCATCGGCACCATGATCGGAGCCCTGACCCTTGGCACCGGCTCGCCCCACCTTCTCCGCTCCATCTTTGTCTCCGACTGGCAGGCGACTATTTATGTAAGCTCCGCCCTGGCGGCCATCGGCGGCGCCATCGTCTACTTCCTGGTCAAGGACGGCCCCTTCGACGTTCCCGCCGTCCGATTTAACCCCCGCTACGTCATCGAAACTCTCAAAAGCCGCGCCTCTCGACTTGTCCTCTTCGGATACCTCGGTCACATGTGGGAGCTCTACGCCATGTGGGCCTGGCTTCCCGTTTTCCTTGGTACTGTTTACAGCGACAGGCCCCTCGTCGGCGACTCCCTCAGCCTCGCCAGCCTTATGGCCTTCCTGGTCTTTATCGCCGGCGCTGTCGGATGCGTCACCGCCGGCCTTTTCGCTCAACGATGGGGCCGGTGCCTTGTCACCGGCGTCGCCATGATCATGAGCGGCGGCACCGCCCTCTTTATCGGCTTCATCTCCTCCGACTGGCAGTTGGCCGTCGCCGTCGCAGCGCTAGTCTGGGGCGTCAGCGTCATCGCCGACTCCGGCCAGTTCTCCACCGCCATGACCGAGGTCACCGACAGCGCCTACCGCGGCACAGCCCTCACCTTCCAGACCGGCGTCGGCTTCTTGCTCACCATCCTCACCATCCGCCTCGTCCCCATCATCGAAGACACCGCAGGCTGGGGAGTCGCCTTCGCCTTCCTCGCCATCGGCCCTGCCCTCGGCACAGCCTCCATGCTCTGGCTGCGCACCCTTCCCGAGTCCAGCGCTATTGCAGGTGGTAAACGCTAG
- a CDS encoding ribosome recycling factor translates to MTPKGSEDGLTLDQVLQDANRRMAQAVEHLKRELNSVRTGRATPSLVESVLVDYYGAPTPMNQLSTITAPEAQLLVIQPWDRQAIKDIEKAIQKSSLGLNPSNDGVIVRVPIPPLSQERRQDLVKSLGRTVEESRVAVRNVRRDAVDKVRGMERGKQASQDESKRSQDQLQKMTDNHIASIEQVWNAKTADLMRV, encoded by the coding sequence ATGACTCCTAAAGGCTCTGAAGACGGCTTAACACTCGACCAGGTCCTTCAAGACGCCAACCGCCGCATGGCCCAGGCTGTGGAACACCTTAAACGAGAGCTTAACTCGGTCAGAACAGGCAGGGCCACTCCGTCCCTGGTGGAAAGCGTGCTGGTGGACTACTACGGCGCGCCCACGCCCATGAACCAGCTCTCTACCATCACCGCCCCTGAAGCCCAGCTTCTCGTAATTCAACCCTGGGACAGGCAGGCTATCAAGGACATCGAAAAAGCGATTCAGAAGTCCTCTTTAGGCCTCAACCCCTCCAACGACGGTGTCATAGTCCGCGTCCCCATTCCTCCCTTGAGCCAGGAACGGCGCCAGGACCTGGTGAAATCTTTGGGCCGCACCGTCGAAGAAAGCCGCGTCGCCGTCCGGAATGTCCGCCGCGACGCCGTCGATAAGGTCCGCGGCATGGAGCGCGGCAAGCAGGCTTCCCAGGACGAAAGCAAACGCTCCCAGGACCAACTCCAAAAAATGACGGATAATCACATCGCCTCCATAGAGCAAGTCTGGAACGCCAAGACCGCCGATCTTATGCGGGTTTAG
- a CDS encoding DEAD/DEAH box helicase, with protein MNALAIQDSLSLFHPVIQRWFQGRFSSPTPPQSQGWPAIASGRDTLIAAPTGSGKTLATFLWAIDSLLRQGLDGSLADECQVLYVSPLKALSNDVQKNLAQPLDEIRQGAAEMGIEVPEIRVLVRTGDTPASQRQAMTRKPPHILVSTPESLYILLTSKKGREMLKTVRTVIVDEIHAVARDKRGSHLALTLERLDALTGHRPARIGLSATQKPIDEVARFLVGAQHIDASGQPDCFIVNQGHGRVMNLRLELPGSPLEAVLSNKTWEEIYDRLAQLIQQQRTTLVFVNTRRLAERVAFNLTKRLGEGNITSHHGSLSREQRLMAEERLKSGQLKALVATASLELGIDISAVDLVCQLSSPRSIATLLQRVGRSNHHTTGVPVGRIFPLTRDDLLECVAILLAVKSGNLDRLNIPQKPLDILAQQIVAAVATNEWDEDELFDLCRRAYPYRSLQRSDFDQVLQMLSQGFATKNGRRSAYIHYDGVGRRLRARRNASLAAVTSGGAIPDTADYQVILEPQNIPVGTVNEDFAVESMAGDIFQLGISSWRVLKVEQGKVRVEDAHGMPPTMPFWLGEAPSRTDELSKAVSDLRHHIDGLLPDLEAAQSWLIKEVGIQEPAARLIVEYIAANKSSLGVVPTQQSIVLERFFDESGGMQLVVHAPFGGRINRAWGLALRKRFCRTFNFELQAAANDNSIVLSLGPQHSFPLQDVFDYLKPATARDVLVQALLAAPMFGTRWRWDASRALAILRMEGGKKVPMPIQRMRSDDLLSAVFPDQMACQENLAGGDIQIPDHPLINETVNDCLTEAMDVNGFLSLIQAIHDRRLQLSAVDTIEASPMAHEILTARPYAYLDDAPLEERRTQAVYLRRTLDIQSSDDVGRLDPEAIQRVREQAWPDVNNPDELHDALLLLGFITLSEMPPWQEHLASLLEQKRATRFWTNPDHSLWVAAERLPQFQAVFPGAHIQPPIQAPSREAAVAWTPEDALREIVRGRLEGLGPLATHQIAASLGVEEGFVMPALVALEAQGFALRGRFSPGANGSQEWCDRRLLARIHRYTLDRLRQEIEPVSASDFLRFLFNWHHIHPDHRLDGPTGLIGLLELLEGYEAPALTWERHILPSRMRNFNQSWLDNLCLSGELAWARLHPGPDTESPKSGVTRSLPVSLLFRDHLDSYLALSPHIDPAAVPLSGIARQIMELLQTRGACFFQELVQNTRQLPGTVQEALSELVSWGLITCDGFAGLRALVSPVKSAGTHRLRQSRVWRMGIRPADRMASGRWSILNRTLPPSPLVIPAEAGIQAPPSSISNSELVEFSARQLLKRYGIVFHRLLLRENGAPPWRDLVRVYRRLEARGEIRGGRFVAGFSGEQYALPQAVDQLRATRRAKPDGGLTTVTGSDPLNLVGILTPGQRVPSLSTNRILYRDGVPVGVKVGGKISYLEAFGAPLTPDLEAALKR; from the coding sequence ATGAACGCCCTCGCCATACAAGACTCCCTCTCCCTCTTCCACCCTGTCATCCAGCGTTGGTTCCAGGGCCGCTTCTCGTCCCCTACTCCACCCCAGTCCCAGGGTTGGCCTGCCATCGCCTCCGGCCGCGACACCCTCATCGCCGCCCCCACTGGTTCCGGCAAGACCCTCGCCACCTTCCTCTGGGCCATCGACTCCCTCCTCCGCCAGGGCCTCGACGGCTCGCTGGCCGACGAGTGCCAGGTGCTCTACGTCTCTCCCCTCAAAGCCCTCAGCAACGACGTCCAGAAAAACCTCGCCCAGCCCCTCGATGAAATACGCCAGGGCGCCGCTGAAATGGGCATCGAAGTCCCCGAAATCCGCGTCCTCGTTCGCACCGGCGACACCCCAGCGAGCCAGCGGCAGGCCATGACCCGGAAGCCGCCCCATATCCTCGTCAGCACTCCCGAGTCCCTTTATATCCTCCTCACTTCCAAAAAGGGCCGCGAGATGCTCAAGACCGTCCGCACCGTCATCGTCGACGAAATCCACGCCGTCGCCCGCGACAAGCGCGGCTCTCACCTCGCCCTCACCCTGGAGCGCCTCGACGCCCTCACAGGCCATAGACCTGCCCGCATCGGCCTGTCCGCCACCCAGAAGCCTATCGACGAGGTCGCTCGATTCCTCGTCGGCGCTCAGCACATCGATGCCTCCGGCCAGCCCGACTGCTTTATCGTCAACCAGGGCCATGGCCGCGTTATGAACCTGCGACTGGAACTCCCCGGCTCGCCTCTGGAAGCTGTCCTCTCCAACAAGACCTGGGAGGAGATTTACGACCGTCTCGCCCAGCTTATACAGCAGCAGCGTACCACCCTCGTTTTCGTCAACACCCGCCGCCTGGCCGAACGAGTCGCCTTCAACCTCACCAAGCGCCTCGGCGAGGGCAATATCACCTCTCACCACGGCAGCCTCTCCCGCGAGCAGCGCCTCATGGCCGAGGAGCGCCTGAAATCCGGCCAGCTAAAGGCCCTGGTCGCCACCGCATCCCTGGAGCTCGGCATAGACATCAGCGCCGTCGACCTCGTCTGCCAGCTAAGCTCCCCCCGTTCCATCGCAACCCTCCTCCAGCGCGTGGGCCGCTCTAACCACCACACCACCGGCGTCCCCGTGGGCCGCATCTTCCCTCTCACCCGCGACGACCTTCTCGAGTGCGTCGCCATTCTTCTAGCTGTTAAGTCCGGTAATCTCGACAGGCTCAATATTCCTCAAAAGCCTCTGGACATCCTCGCCCAGCAGATCGTCGCCGCCGTGGCCACCAACGAATGGGACGAGGACGAGCTATTCGACCTGTGCCGGCGCGCCTACCCCTATCGCAGCCTCCAGCGCTCCGACTTCGACCAGGTCCTCCAGATGCTCTCCCAGGGCTTCGCCACCAAGAACGGGCGGCGCTCCGCCTACATCCACTACGACGGCGTTGGCCGCCGACTCCGCGCTCGCCGCAACGCGTCCCTTGCCGCCGTCACCTCGGGCGGCGCCATCCCAGACACCGCCGACTATCAGGTCATCCTCGAGCCTCAGAACATCCCCGTCGGCACCGTCAACGAGGACTTCGCCGTCGAAAGTATGGCCGGCGATATCTTCCAACTCGGCATCTCCTCATGGCGCGTCCTCAAGGTCGAGCAGGGCAAAGTCCGTGTCGAGGATGCCCACGGCATGCCGCCCACTATGCCCTTCTGGCTTGGAGAAGCCCCCTCCCGCACCGACGAGCTTTCCAAAGCCGTCTCAGACCTCCGCCATCACATCGACGGCTTGCTCCCAGACCTCGAAGCCGCCCAATCCTGGCTGATAAAAGAGGTCGGCATCCAGGAACCCGCCGCTCGTCTTATCGTCGAATACATCGCCGCCAACAAAAGCTCCCTCGGCGTCGTCCCCACCCAGCAGTCCATCGTCCTCGAGCGTTTCTTTGACGAGTCCGGCGGCATGCAGCTTGTCGTCCACGCCCCCTTCGGAGGCCGCATCAACCGGGCCTGGGGCCTCGCCCTCCGCAAGCGCTTCTGCCGCACCTTCAACTTCGAGTTGCAGGCCGCGGCCAACGACAATTCCATCGTTCTCTCCCTCGGCCCCCAGCACAGCTTCCCCCTCCAGGACGTTTTCGACTATCTGAAGCCAGCCACCGCCCGCGATGTCCTGGTCCAGGCCCTCCTCGCCGCCCCCATGTTCGGCACCCGGTGGCGATGGGACGCCAGCCGCGCCCTCGCCATCCTGCGAATGGAGGGCGGCAAAAAAGTCCCCATGCCTATCCAGCGCATGCGCTCCGACGACCTCCTATCCGCCGTCTTCCCCGACCAGATGGCATGCCAGGAAAACCTCGCCGGCGGCGATATCCAGATCCCCGACCACCCCCTGATCAATGAGACCGTTAACGACTGCCTCACCGAAGCCATGGATGTGAACGGCTTCTTGTCCCTGATCCAGGCCATCCACGACCGCCGGCTTCAACTGTCCGCGGTAGACACCATCGAAGCCTCCCCCATGGCCCACGAAATCCTTACCGCCCGCCCCTACGCCTACCTGGACGACGCCCCCCTGGAGGAGCGCCGCACCCAGGCCGTCTATCTTCGCCGTACCCTTGACATCCAGTCCTCCGACGACGTGGGCCGCCTCGACCCCGAGGCCATCCAGCGCGTCCGCGAGCAGGCCTGGCCCGACGTAAACAACCCCGACGAACTTCACGATGCCTTGCTGCTCCTTGGCTTTATAACCTTATCTGAAATGCCACCCTGGCAAGAACATCTCGCTTCCCTCCTTGAGCAAAAGCGTGCAACTCGATTCTGGACCAATCCCGATCACAGCCTCTGGGTCGCCGCCGAGCGTCTACCCCAGTTCCAGGCTGTGTTCCCTGGGGCGCACATCCAGCCCCCTATCCAGGCGCCTTCCCGTGAGGCCGCCGTCGCCTGGACGCCCGAGGACGCCCTCCGCGAAATCGTCCGTGGCCGGCTGGAAGGCCTCGGCCCTCTAGCCACTCATCAAATCGCGGCTAGCCTTGGCGTGGAGGAAGGCTTCGTCATGCCTGCCCTTGTCGCCCTGGAAGCCCAGGGGTTTGCTCTCCGAGGCCGCTTCTCCCCGGGCGCCAACGGCAGCCAGGAGTGGTGCGACCGCCGCCTCCTCGCCCGCATCCACCGCTACACCCTCGACCGCCTCCGCCAGGAGATCGAGCCTGTCTCCGCCTCCGACTTCCTGCGATTCCTCTTCAACTGGCACCACATCCACCCCGACCACCGCCTGGACGGCCCCACCGGCCTCATCGGACTGTTGGAACTGCTGGAAGGCTACGAGGCCCCAGCCCTCACATGGGAGAGACACATCCTCCCCTCCCGAATGCGAAATTTCAATCAGTCCTGGCTGGATAACCTCTGCCTCTCCGGCGAGCTGGCCTGGGCGCGCCTCCATCCCGGCCCCGACACCGAGTCCCCCAAGTCCGGCGTCACCCGTTCCCTCCCCGTCTCCCTCCTCTTCCGCGACCACTTGGACTCCTACCTCGCCCTCTCTCCCCATATCGACCCCGCTGCGGTCCCCCTCAGCGGCATCGCCCGACAGATAATGGAGCTTCTCCAGACCCGCGGCGCATGCTTCTTCCAGGAGCTTGTCCAAAACACACGCCAGCTCCCAGGCACCGTCCAGGAAGCCCTTAGCGAGCTTGTGTCCTGGGGCCTTATCACCTGCGACGGCTTCGCCGGCCTCCGCGCCCTGGTATCCCCCGTCAAAAGCGCCGGCACCCACCGCCTGCGCCAGTCCCGAGTGTGGCGCATGGGCATCCGCCCTGCCGACCGTATGGCCTCAGGCCGCTGGTCTATCCTCAACCGCACTCTACCACCCTCGCCTCTGGTCATTCCGGCGGAGGCCGGAATCCAGGCCCCTCCTTCCTCAATCAGTAATTCCGAACTGGTCGAATTCTCCGCCCGGCAGCTTCTAAAGCGCTACGGCATCGTCTTCCACCGCCTCCTCCTCCGAGAGAACGGCGCGCCCCCCTGGCGTGACCTGGTCCGCGTCTATCGACGCCTTGAAGCTCGAGGCGAAATCCGTGGCGGACGATTTGTAGCTGGCTTCTCCGGTGAGCAGTACGCCCTCCCCCAGGCCGTCGACCAGCTTCGCGCCACCCGACGCGCCAAACCCGACGGCGGCCTCACCACCGTTACCGGCTCCGACCCTCTGAACCTCGTCGGCATCCTCACCCCCGGCCAGCGCGTCCCCTCCCTCTCCACCAATCGCATCCTCTACCGCGACGGCGTGCCCGTAGGCGTCAAAGTCGGCGGCAAAATCAGCTACCTGGAAGCCTTCGGAGCGCCCCTCACCCCAGACCTGGAAGCCGCCCTCAAACGCTAA
- a CDS encoding UMP kinase encodes MTKSIYRRALLKLSGESLKGNASFGIDPTASKYLAGQIKEASHMGLELAVVVGGGNIWRGMDAAKQGMDRATADYAGMLATVINALALQDALERQEVMTRIQSALQMQAVAEPYIRRRAIRHLEKGRVVVFAAGTGNPYMTTDTAAALRAIEIGADVLLMAKNNVDGVYDSDPHKNSHAKRFDKLEYLDALNRRLEVMDSTALSLCMDNRLPIVVFDIFHAGTLTRILQGQAVGTTIAERV; translated from the coding sequence GTGACCAAGTCAATCTATCGCAGGGCGCTACTGAAGCTCAGCGGCGAATCCCTTAAGGGCAACGCCTCCTTCGGCATTGACCCCACCGCCTCCAAGTACCTGGCCGGTCAAATCAAAGAAGCCTCCCACATGGGACTGGAGTTGGCCGTGGTGGTAGGCGGCGGCAACATCTGGCGCGGCATGGACGCCGCCAAGCAAGGCATGGACCGCGCCACCGCCGACTACGCTGGTATGTTAGCCACCGTTATCAACGCCCTTGCTCTGCAGGACGCCCTGGAGCGGCAGGAGGTCATGACGCGCATCCAGTCCGCCCTCCAGATGCAAGCCGTCGCTGAACCCTACATACGCCGCCGCGCCATTCGGCACCTGGAAAAAGGCCGGGTGGTGGTCTTCGCCGCCGGCACCGGCAATCCCTACATGACCACCGACACCGCCGCCGCCCTCCGCGCCATCGAAATCGGCGCCGACGTCTTGCTCATGGCCAAGAACAACGTGGACGGCGTCTATGACTCCGACCCCCACAAAAACTCCCACGCCAAGCGCTTCGACAAGCTGGAGTACCTCGACGCCCTGAACCGCCGCCTGGAAGTGATGGACAGCACCGCCCTATCCTTGTGCATGGACAACCGCCTCCCTATAGTAGTATTTGACATCTTTCACGCCGGGACCCTGACTAGAATCCTCCAGGGGCAGGCGGTTGGGACCACTATAGCTGAGAGGGTATAA